The Flavobacterium commune genome contains a region encoding:
- the panD gene encoding aspartate 1-decarboxylase produces MQIQVLKSKIHRVKVTGADLNYIGSITIDETLLEASNIIEGEKVSIVNINNGERFDTYAIKGERNSGEITLNGPAARKVQRDDIIIIISYATVDFEEAKTFQPWIIFPNENDNSLT; encoded by the coding sequence ATGCAAATTCAAGTATTAAAATCAAAAATTCATCGGGTAAAAGTAACAGGAGCCGATTTAAATTACATAGGCAGTATTACCATCGATGAAACCTTATTAGAAGCATCTAATATTATTGAAGGAGAAAAAGTATCCATTGTTAACATCAACAACGGAGAACGTTTTGACACTTACGCCATAAAAGGAGAAAGAAATTCCGGCGAAATTACATTGAACGGCCCGGCAGCCAGAAAAGTACAGAGAGATGATATTATTATCATTATTTCGTATGCTACAGTTGATTTCGAAGAAGCAAAAACTTTCCAACCCTGGATTATTTTCCCAAATGAAAATGACAATTCATTGACCTAA
- the panC gene encoding pantoate--beta-alanine ligase, with translation MFAFNFNKITMPIFYGKAALIDFLNSVKTSHSTIGFVPTMGALHQGHLSLMQQSLAENNTTVVSIFVNPTQFNNPEDLEKYPRTLEADTQKIADLDKNIIVYAPSVEDIYEGKTVSQEFDFDGLENQMEGKFRPGHFNGVGTIVKRLFEIVTPNNAYFGEKDFQQLQIVKKMVSKNQLAVNIIGCEIFREANGLAMSSRNERLSKIEREQAAMIYQTLLEAKEKFKTQSCEEVKNWVKEVFQSNSIFDLEYFEIADEATLLPCVEQSKNKNYRAFIAVFVNNIRLIDTISLK, from the coding sequence ATGTTTGCATTTAATTTTAATAAAATAACCATGCCTATTTTCTATGGAAAAGCCGCTTTAATCGATTTTTTAAATTCTGTTAAAACGTCTCATTCCACTATTGGTTTTGTCCCAACAATGGGCGCTTTGCACCAAGGACATCTTTCATTGATGCAGCAATCACTAGCAGAAAACAACACTACCGTAGTGAGTATTTTTGTCAATCCTACTCAGTTTAACAATCCCGAAGATTTAGAAAAATACCCCAGAACTCTGGAAGCAGATACTCAAAAAATTGCTGATTTAGACAAAAATATAATTGTTTACGCACCTTCTGTAGAAGATATTTACGAAGGAAAAACGGTTTCACAGGAATTTGATTTTGACGGATTAGAAAACCAAATGGAAGGCAAGTTCAGACCGGGTCATTTTAACGGAGTGGGAACAATTGTAAAAAGATTGTTCGAAATTGTAACTCCTAACAATGCTTATTTTGGAGAGAAAGATTTCCAGCAATTACAAATTGTCAAAAAAATGGTCAGCAAAAACCAATTGGCAGTAAACATAATTGGTTGCGAAATTTTCAGAGAAGCTAACGGACTTGCTATGAGTTCCCGAAATGAACGCTTATCAAAAATAGAAAGAGAACAAGCAGCAATGATATACCAAACATTACTTGAGGCCAAAGAAAAATTCAAAACGCAAAGTTGTGAAGAAGTAAAAAATTGGGTAAAAGAAGTGTTTCAATCCAATAGTATTTTTGACTTAGAATACTTTGAAATCGCGGACGAAGCGACACTTCTTCCTTGTGTTGAGCAATCAAAAAATAAAAATTATCGTGCATTTATAGCCGTTTTTGTTAATAATATTCGATTGATTGATACCATTTCGCTAAAATAA
- a CDS encoding glycogen/starch synthase, producing the protein MKDKRILYVSSEVVPYLAENEVSLMSYDVPKMVNDQGGQIRIFMPRYGNINERRHQLHEVIRLSGMNLVVNDLDMPLIIKVASIPKERIQVYFIDNDEYFKRKATFADEDGALYPDNDERAIFFAKGVVETVKKLNWVPDIIHVHGWMAAMLPVYMKHFYKNEALFSDTKIVTSVYGQSFDGTLDVEMINKVKLDGVPQEEVAMLSTPDYENIIKATVMHSDAVIIASPNVSSSLTKFIETSGKPFLSYVPKDSFADAYNNFYKEML; encoded by the coding sequence ATGAAAGATAAGAGGATATTATACGTATCATCTGAAGTGGTGCCCTATTTGGCTGAAAATGAGGTTTCTTTAATGTCTTATGATGTTCCTAAGATGGTAAATGATCAGGGGGGACAAATCAGAATTTTTATGCCAAGATATGGAAATATCAACGAAAGACGTCACCAATTGCATGAAGTAATTCGACTATCCGGAATGAATTTGGTAGTAAATGACTTAGATATGCCTTTGATTATTAAGGTAGCATCAATTCCTAAAGAAAGAATTCAGGTATATTTTATTGATAATGACGAATATTTTAAAAGAAAAGCAACCTTTGCTGATGAAGATGGAGCACTCTATCCTGATAATGACGAACGCGCTATCTTTTTTGCAAAAGGAGTTGTTGAAACAGTAAAAAAACTGAATTGGGTTCCTGATATTATTCATGTCCATGGATGGATGGCAGCTATGTTGCCTGTTTATATGAAACATTTTTATAAAAACGAAGCCTTGTTTTCTGACACGAAGATTGTTACTTCGGTTTACGGACAGTCTTTCGACGGTACTTTAGATGTCGAAATGATTAACAAAGTCAAACTTGACGGAGTACCACAAGAGGAAGTAGCTATGCTTTCGACTCCTGATTATGAGAATATTATTAAAGCAACTGTAATGCATTCGGATGCAGTAATTATTGCTTCGCCTAATGTAAGTTCAAGTTTAACAAAATTTATTGAAACTTCAGGAAAACCTTTTCTATCTTACGTCCCTAAAGATTCTTTCGCTGATGCGTATAATAATTTTTACAAAGAAATGCTTTAA
- a CDS encoding DUF4270 domain-containing protein gives MRNNSFFKIILIAITVVFFISCDKDFNSIGEDLIGNEHFGLELDSYEVQAYNQKVEAVQSNNLPINPLGIYDDPVFGTTEASFVTQVVLSPSNPVSVNPVIGANPEIESVILNIPYFSHVDPDVAITSSGDSTYILDSIYGPAKSKIKLSVYESGYFMRDLDPLTGFLEPQKFYTDQAGDFNNLIASVRLNNDTDVSQNDAFFFNPAERKETTKENEEDVVTRFAPAMRLSLNKDYFKTKIIDAAKKIDGTDPGKLTTNDVFKNFFRGLYFKVEKSGSNPGQMALMNFKEGTITVKYKEDLVTITKDANGNDVSKTDRIDKSIVLNLTGNTVSLLSNTNTPAYDTATNNPNSTTGDSKLYLKGGQGSMAVLDLFNKTDERGYNAAGEPTIGSNHVPDELDDLKQLSATKKLLINEANLVFHIDAATMGANAALPKRIYLYDLTNNIPVLDYLYDGTTGTTVKTGRLIYSGLLNTLNANDPKNYKTYKIRLTNQIRSLVKNKDSVNVKLGVVITEDINNITMNKLRTSVILPDQETTFSKVPQASIMNPLGVVLFGNNIPSGNADYDKRLKLEIYYTKPD, from the coding sequence ATGCGTAATAATTCTTTTTTTAAGATAATTCTAATAGCAATAACAGTCGTTTTTTTTATTTCATGCGATAAAGATTTTAATTCTATTGGAGAAGATTTAATAGGCAATGAACATTTTGGTTTGGAACTTGACAGTTATGAAGTTCAGGCTTATAACCAAAAAGTCGAAGCGGTACAATCTAATAATCTACCCATTAATCCATTAGGAATTTACGACGATCCTGTTTTTGGTACAACCGAAGCCAGTTTTGTTACTCAGGTTGTTTTGTCTCCTTCAAATCCGGTTTCAGTAAATCCTGTTATTGGTGCTAATCCTGAAATTGAAAGTGTAATTTTAAATATTCCTTATTTTAGTCATGTTGATCCTGATGTAGCAATTACTAGTTCAGGAGACAGTACTTATATTTTGGACTCCATTTATGGCCCTGCAAAATCAAAAATAAAATTAAGCGTTTATGAGTCGGGTTATTTTATGAGGGATTTAGATCCTTTGACTGGTTTTTTAGAACCTCAAAAATTCTACACCGATCAGGCTGGCGATTTTAATAATCTGATAGCATCAGTACGTTTGAATAATGATACTGATGTATCTCAAAATGATGCTTTTTTCTTTAACCCTGCCGAACGCAAAGAAACTACTAAGGAAAATGAAGAAGATGTAGTTACACGATTTGCTCCTGCAATGCGTTTGTCTTTAAACAAAGATTATTTTAAAACAAAAATTATTGATGCCGCTAAAAAAATTGACGGTACTGATCCTGGGAAACTAACCACTAATGATGTTTTCAAAAACTTCTTTAGAGGTCTATATTTTAAAGTAGAAAAATCCGGGTCAAATCCAGGTCAAATGGCCTTGATGAATTTTAAAGAAGGAACTATTACCGTTAAATATAAAGAAGACCTTGTTACAATTACAAAAGACGCAAACGGTAATGATGTTTCAAAAACAGATCGAATAGATAAATCCATAGTGCTTAATTTAACCGGAAACACAGTTAGTTTATTATCAAACACTAATACTCCGGCTTATGATACGGCTACCAACAATCCAAATAGTACTACCGGAGACAGTAAATTGTATCTAAAAGGTGGTCAAGGATCTATGGCTGTATTGGATCTTTTTAACAAAACCGATGAAAGAGGATATAATGCTGCTGGAGAGCCTACTATTGGTTCGAACCATGTTCCGGATGAATTAGACGATTTAAAACAACTTTCAGCTACCAAAAAATTATTGATAAACGAGGCTAACCTGGTTTTTCATATTGATGCTGCAACTATGGGAGCAAATGCGGCCTTGCCAAAACGTATTTATTTATATGATTTAACTAATAACATCCCGGTTTTGGACTACCTTTATGATGGAACAACAGGAACAACGGTTAAAACAGGACGTTTAATATACAGTGGTTTATTGAACACTTTAAATGCTAATGATCCTAAAAATTATAAAACCTATAAGATTCGATTAACAAATCAAATTAGAAGTTTAGTAAAAAACAAAGATTCGGTAAATGTTAAACTAGGAGTAGTTATTACGGAAGACATCAACAATATCACAATGAATAAATTACGTACTTCAGTAATTTTACCAGATCAGGAAACAACATTTTCTAAAGTGCCTCAGGCATCGATAATGAATCCTTTAGGCGTTGTACTATTTGGAAACAACATCCCTTCAGGAAATGCTGATTACGACAAAAGATTAAAATTAGAAATTTATTACACAAAACCCGATTAA
- the glmS gene encoding glutamine--fructose-6-phosphate transaminase (isomerizing) — protein MCGIVGYIGHREAYPIVIKGLKRLEYRGYDSAGVMVYDGAIKVCKTKGKVVALEEKAQKEINTNGTIGIGHTRWATHGVPNDVNSHPHLSNSGELAIVHNGIIENYAPLKEELMKRGYVFHSDTDTEVLVNLIEEVQKKEKLKLGKAVQLALNQVVGAYAIAVFDIKNPDEIVAARLGSPLAIGVGEGEYFIASDASPFIEYTSNAVYLEDGEMANINLKKSIKIRKIKDDSLVDPYIQELQMNLEQIEKGGFDHFMLKEIFEQPSVIKDTYRGRLHADKGIVQMSGIEDNLEKFLNAERIIIVACGTSWHAGLVAEYIIEEFARISVEVEYASEFRYRNPIIKSTDVVIAISQSGETADTMAAIKLAKEQGAFVFGVCNVVGSSISRESHAGAYTHAGPEIGVASTKAFTTQITVLTMLALRLAKAKGTLSHSDFHRYLLELELIPEKVKEALGTIDSAKEIAAAFKDAPNCLYLGRGYNFPVALEGALKLKEISYIHAEGYPAAEMKHGPIALIDEQMPVVIIAPKQGHYDKIVSNIQEIKSRSGKIIAVVTKGDTQVRELADYVIEIPETSDALSPLITTIPLQLLSYYIAVYRDCNVDQPRNLAKSVTVE, from the coding sequence ATGTGTGGAATAGTTGGTTATATAGGTCATAGAGAGGCTTATCCTATCGTTATTAAAGGTTTAAAAAGACTAGAGTACAGAGGTTACGATAGTGCTGGTGTAATGGTTTACGATGGTGCGATTAAGGTTTGTAAAACAAAAGGAAAGGTTGTTGCTCTTGAAGAAAAAGCACAAAAAGAGATTAATACAAACGGAACTATCGGAATTGGTCATACCCGTTGGGCTACGCATGGTGTCCCGAATGATGTAAACTCGCATCCCCATCTTTCAAACTCAGGTGAATTAGCAATTGTTCACAACGGAATTATTGAAAATTATGCGCCATTAAAAGAAGAACTAATGAAGCGTGGTTATGTTTTTCATTCCGATACTGATACTGAAGTATTAGTGAATTTGATTGAAGAAGTTCAGAAAAAAGAAAAATTAAAATTAGGAAAAGCAGTTCAGTTAGCACTTAATCAAGTGGTAGGAGCTTATGCAATTGCTGTTTTTGATATTAAAAATCCTGACGAAATTGTTGCTGCCCGTTTAGGAAGTCCTTTAGCAATTGGTGTGGGTGAAGGTGAATATTTTATTGCTTCTGATGCTTCGCCTTTTATTGAATATACTTCAAATGCAGTGTATTTAGAAGATGGTGAAATGGCTAATATTAATTTGAAGAAATCAATTAAGATTAGAAAAATTAAAGATGACAGCTTAGTAGATCCTTATATTCAGGAGCTTCAAATGAATTTGGAGCAAATTGAAAAAGGAGGATTTGACCACTTTATGCTAAAAGAAATTTTTGAGCAGCCTAGCGTTATCAAAGATACTTACAGAGGAAGATTACATGCTGATAAAGGAATTGTTCAAATGTCTGGGATTGAAGATAATTTGGAAAAATTCTTAAATGCCGAAAGAATAATTATTGTTGCCTGTGGTACTTCATGGCATGCAGGTTTAGTTGCGGAGTATATTATTGAAGAATTTGCACGCATTTCTGTAGAAGTAGAGTATGCTTCTGAATTCAGATACAGAAACCCAATTATAAAAAGCACCGATGTAGTTATCGCTATTTCTCAATCAGGAGAAACTGCCGATACTATGGCAGCTATTAAATTAGCCAAAGAGCAAGGAGCATTTGTTTTTGGTGTTTGTAATGTGGTTGGTTCTTCAATTTCAAGAGAGTCTCATGCAGGTGCTTATACACATGCTGGTCCTGAAATTGGGGTGGCTTCGACTAAAGCTTTTACAACTCAAATTACAGTGTTGACCATGTTGGCTTTGCGTTTGGCTAAAGCAAAAGGCACTTTGTCACATTCTGATTTCCATAGATATTTATTGGAGTTGGAATTAATTCCTGAGAAAGTAAAAGAAGCTTTGGGAACTATTGACAGCGCAAAAGAAATTGCTGCTGCGTTTAAAGATGCACCTAATTGCTTGTATTTAGGTCGTGGTTATAATTTTCCGGTAGCTTTAGAAGGAGCTTTAAAGCTAAAAGAAATATCATATATTCACGCAGAAGGTTATCCTGCTGCCGAAATGAAACACGGACCAATTGCGTTGATTGACGAACAAATGCCGGTTGTAATAATTGCTCCTAAGCAAGGGCATTATGACAAAATAGTTAGTAATATTCAGGAAATTAAGTCCAGAAGCGGTAAAATTATTGCGGTTGTGACTAAAGGTGATACTCAGGTTAGGGAATTAGCCGATTATGTTATCGAAATTCCTGAAACTTCAGATGCTCTATCGCCTTTGATTACTACTATTCCGCTGCAGTTGTTGTCTTATTATATAGCTGTTTACAGAGACTGTAATGTAGATCAGCCTCGAAATTTAGCAAAATCAGTTACTGTAGAATAA